A stretch of Rhinopithecus roxellana isolate Shanxi Qingling chromosome 12, ASM756505v1, whole genome shotgun sequence DNA encodes these proteins:
- the ZFP36 gene encoding mRNA decay activator protein ZFP36 produces the protein MANRYTMDLTAIYESLLSLSPDVPVPSDHGGTESSPAWGSSGLWSLSPSDSSPSGVTSRLPGRSTSLVEGRSCGWVPPPPGFAPLAPRLGPELSPSPTSPTATSTTPSRYKTELCRTFSESGRCRYGAKCQFAHGLGELRQANRHPKYKTELCHKFYLQGRCPYGSRCHFIHNPSEDLAAPGHPPVLRQSISFSGLPSGRRPSPPPPGLVGPSLSSSSFSPSSSPPPHGDLPLSPSAFSAAPGTPVARRDPSSLCCPSCRRATPVSVWGPLGGLVRTPSVQSLGSDPDEYASSGSSLGGSDSPVFEAGVFAPPQPAAAPRRLPIFNRISVSE, from the exons ATGGCCAACCGCTACACCATGGATCTCACTGCCATCTATGAG AGCCTCCTGTCGCTGAGCCCTGACGTGCCGGTGCCATCCGACCATGGAGGGACTGagtccagcccagcctggggctCCTCGGGACTCTGGAGCCTGAGCCCTTCCGACTCCAGCCCGTCTGGGGTCACCTCCCGCCTGCCTGGCCGCTCCACCAGCCTGGTGGAAGGCCGCAGCTGTGGTTGGGTGCCCCCACCCCCTGGCTTCGCACCGCTGGCTCCCCGCCTGGGCCCCGAGCTGTCACCCTCACCCACTTCGCCCACTGCGACCTCCACCACCCCCTCACGCTACAAGACTGAGCTATGTCGGACCTTCTCAGAGAGTGGACGCTGCCGCTACGGGGCCAAGTGCCAGTTTGCCCATGGCCTGGGCGAGCTGCGCCAGGCCAATCGCCACCCCAAGTACAAGACAGAACTCTGCCACAAGTTCTACCTCCAGGGCCGCTGCCCCTACGGCTCTCGCTGTCACTTCATCCACAACCCCAGCGAAGACCTGGCGGCCCCGGGCCACCCTCCTGTGCTTCGCCAGAGCATCAGCTTCTCCGGCCTGCCCTCCGGCCGCCggccctcaccaccaccaccaggcctggtcgGCCCTTCCCTGTCCTCCAGCTCCTTCTCGCCCTCCAGCTCCCCGCCACCACATGGGGACCTTCCACTGTCACCCTCTGCCTTCTCTGCTGCCCCTGGTACCCCCGTAGCTCGAAGAGACCCcagctcactctgttgcccctcCTGCCGAAGGGCCACTCCTGTCAGCGTCTGGGGGCCCTTGGGTGGCCTTGTTCGGACCCCCTCTGTACAGTCCCTGGGATCCGACCCTGATGAATATGCCAGCAGCGGCAGCAGCCTGGGGGGCTCTGACTCTCCTGTCTTCGAGGCGGGGGTTTTTGCACCACCCCAGCCCGCGGCAGCCCCCCGGCGACTCCCCATCTTCAACCGCATCTCTGTGTCTGAGTGA
- the MED29 gene encoding mediator of RNA polymerase II transcription subunit 29 isoform X2 encodes MAASQQQASAASSAAGVSGSSSAGGPGPQQQPQPPAQLVGPAQSGLLQQQQQDFDPVQRYKMLIPQLKESLQTLMKVAAQNLIQNTNIDNGQKSSDGPIQRFDKCLEEFYALCDQLELCLPPSPTQCSLTASPTHSTWRSSKPRFPVPRTFTLPCWTVPTRSRARHLHHLLALGAPCEVGGREWGRQWLEGGVQRE; translated from the exons ATGGCTGCATCCCAGCAGCAAGCTTCAGCGGCTTCCTCAGCTGCTGGTGTATCGGGTTCTAGTTCAGCTGGCGGCCCGGGTCCCCAGCAGCAGCCGCAACCGCCAGCACAACTTGTGGGCCCTGCCCAGAGCGGCCTGCTGCAGCAACAGCAACAGGACTTCGATCCTGTGCAGCGTTATAAGATGCTCATCCCGCAGCTGAAGGAGAGTCTACAG ACCTTGATGAAGGTTGCAGCACAAAACTTGATTCAGAACACTAACATCGACAAtggaca AAAGAGCAGTGATGGACCCATACAGCGCTTTGACAAGTGCCTGGAGGAGTTCTACGCACTCTGTGACCAGCTGGAGCTCTGCCTG CCACCAAGCCCGACGCAGTGCAGCCTGACAGCCTCCCCTACCCACAGTACCTGGCGGTCATCAAAGCCCAGATTTCCTGTGCCAAGGACATTCACACTGCCCTGCTGGACTGTGCCAACAAGGTCACGGGCAAGACACCTGCACCACCTGCTGGCCCTGGGGGCACCCTGTGAAGTGGGGGGCAGGGAGTGGGGCAGGCAGTGGTTGGAGGGTGGTGTGCAAAGGGAATGA
- the PAF1 gene encoding RNA polymerase II-associated factor 1 homolog, translating into MAPTIQTQAQREDGHRPNSHRTLPERSGVVCRVKYCNSLPDIPFDPKFITYPFDQNRFVQYKATSLEKQHKHDLLTEPDLGVTIDLINPDTYRIDPNVLLDPADEKLLEEEIQAPTSSKRSQQHAKVVPWMRKTEYISTEFNRYGISNEKPEVKIGVSVKQQFTEEEIYKDRDSQITAIEKTFEDAQKSISQHYSKPRVTPVEVMPVFPDFKMWINPCAQVIFDSDPAPKDTSGAAALEMMSQAMIRGMMDEEGNQFVAYFLPVEETLKKRKRDQEEEMDYAPDDVYDYKIAREYNWNVKNKASKGYEENYFFIFREGDGVYYNELETRVRLSKRRAKAGVQSGTNALLVVKHRDMNEKELEAQEARKAQLENHEPEEEEEEEMETEEKEVGGSDEEQEKGSSSEKEGSEDERSGSESEREEVDRDEASDKSGSGEDESSEDEARAARDKEEIFGSDADSEDDADSDDEDRGPAQGGSDNDSDSGSNGGGQRSHSRSGSASPFPSGSEHSAQEDGSEAAASDSSEADSDSD; encoded by the exons ATGGCGCCCACCATCCAGACCCAGGCCCAGCGGGAGGATGGCCACAG GCCCAATTCCCACCGGACTCTGCCTGAGAG GTCTGGAGTGGTCTGCCGAGTCAAGTACTGCAATAGCCTCCCTGATATCCCCTTCGACCCCAAGTTCATCACCTACCCCTTCGACCAGAACAG GTTCGTCCAGTACAAAGCCACTTCCTTGGAGAAACAGCACAAACATGACCTCCTGACTGAGCCAGACCTGGGGGTCACCATCGATCTCATCAATCCGGACACCTACCGCATCGACCCCAATG TTCTTCTAGATCCAGCTGATGAGAAACTTTTGGAAGAGGAGATTCAGGCCCCCACCAGCTCCAAGAG ATCCCAGCAGCACGCGAAGGTGGTGCCATGGATGCGGAAGACAGAGTACATCTCCACTGAGTTCAACCGTTATGGCATCTCCAATGAGAAGCCTGAGGTCAA GATTGGGGTTTCTGTGAAGCAGCAGTTTACTGAGGAAGAAATATACAAAGACAGGGATAGCCAGATCACAGCCATTGAGAAGACTTTTGAGGATGCCCAGAAATCA ATCTCCCAGCATTACAGCAAACCCCGAGTCACACCGGTGGAGGTCATGCCTGTCTTCCCAGACTTTAAG ATGTGGATCAATCCATGTGCTCAGGTGATCTTTGACTCAGATCCAGCCCCCAAGGACACAAGTGGCGCAGCTGCATTGGAGATGATGTCTCAGGCCATGATTAG GGGCATGATGGATGAGGAAGGGAACCAGTTTGTGGCCTATTTCCTGCCTGTAGAAGAGACGCTGAAGAAACGAAAGCGGGaccaggaggaggagatggacTATGCACCAGATGATGT GTATGACTACAAAATTGCTCGGGAGTACAACTGGAACGTGAAGAACAAAGCTAGCAAGGGCTATGAGGAAAACTATTTCTTCATCTTCCGAGAGGGTGACGGGGTTTACTACAATGAGTTGGAAACCAG AGTCCGCCTTAGTAAGCGCCGGGCCAAGGCTGGGGTTCAGTCAGGCACCAACGCCCTGCTTGTGGTCAAACATCGGGACATGAATGAGAAGGAATTGGAAGCTCAG GAGGCACGGAAGGCCCAGCTAGAAAACCACGAAccggaggaggaagaggaagaggagatggagacagaagagaaagaagttgGGGGCTCAG ATGAGGAGCAGGAGAAAGGCAGCAGCAGTGAGAAGGAGGGCAGTGAAGATGAGCGTTCGGGCAGCGAGAGTGAACGGGAGGAAGTTGACAGGGACGAGGCCAGTGACAAGAGTGGCAGTGGTGAGGACGAGAGCAGCGAGGATGAGGCCCGGGCTGCCCGTGACAAAGAGGAGATCTTTGGCAGTGATGCTGATTCAGAGGACGATGCTGACTCTGATGATGAGGACAGAGGACCGGCCCAAGGTGGCAGTGACAATGATTCGGACAGCGGCAGCAATGGGGGTGGCCAGCGGAGCCACAGCCGCAGTGGCAGTGCCAGTCCCTTCCCCAGTGGCAGCGAGCACTCGGCCCAGGAGGATGGCAGTGAAGCTGCAGCTTCTGATTCCAGTGAAGCTGATAGTGACAGTGACTGA
- the MED29 gene encoding mediator of RNA polymerase II transcription subunit 29 isoform X1: protein MLNSNAERRSCDALPAVYARKMAASQQQASAASSAAGVSGSSSAGGPGPQQQPQPPAQLVGPAQSGLLQQQQQDFDPVQRYKMLIPQLKESLQTLMKVAAQNLIQNTNIDNGQKSSDGPIQRFDKCLEEFYALCDQLELCLRLAHECLSQSCDSAKHSPTLVPTATKPDAVQPDSLPYPQYLAVIKAQISCAKDIHTALLDCANKVTGKTPAPPAGPGGTL, encoded by the exons ATGCTGAATAGCAACGCGGAGAGACGCAGTTGTGACGCACTTCCGGCGGTCTACGCGAGGAAGATGGCTGCATCCCAGCAGCAAGCTTCAGCGGCTTCCTCAGCTGCTGGTGTATCGGGTTCTAGTTCAGCTGGCGGCCCGGGTCCCCAGCAGCAGCCGCAACCGCCAGCACAACTTGTGGGCCCTGCCCAGAGCGGCCTGCTGCAGCAACAGCAACAGGACTTCGATCCTGTGCAGCGTTATAAGATGCTCATCCCGCAGCTGAAGGAGAGTCTACAG ACCTTGATGAAGGTTGCAGCACAAAACTTGATTCAGAACACTAACATCGACAAtggaca AAAGAGCAGTGATGGACCCATACAGCGCTTTGACAAGTGCCTGGAGGAGTTCTACGCACTCTGTGACCAGCTGGAGCTCTGCCTG CGCCTGGCGCATGAGTGCCTGTCACAGAGCTGTGACAGTGCCAAGCACTCTCCCACACTGGTGCCCACAGCCACCAAGCCCGACGCAGTGCAGCCTGACAGCCTCCCCTACCCACAGTACCTGGCGGTCATCAAAGCCCAGATTTCCTGTGCCAAGGACATTCACACTGCCCTGCTGGACTGTGCCAACAAGGTCACGGGCAAGACACCTGCACCACCTGCTGGCCCTGGGGGCACCCTGTGA